One segment of Argiope bruennichi chromosome 11, qqArgBrue1.1, whole genome shotgun sequence DNA contains the following:
- the LOC129956704 gene encoding uncharacterized protein LOC129956704: protein MATVVMMYILPMLLGQTYDLGKEKPGLHIFPKNVEENAVTLQHYFTDSQYRMVENAEDVKDFLSISGKLSLKIKAGMVDVSGEGSYVKDSSSKTNGIEILVKVHFETITKTIPTSFKPNADWSLINEKFLGTHYCRSITYGGDLIASIRISSSNTYDLMRIKAAINGGLNVGGGSFKGNIEGKLELLKQNAQDSSSMEINYYASVPIHGVSYDIDGLLKLVEEFPNHVKKVNNGLGNPLRMELYPLSSLKEGIPAYLENRAIGDELDDLESQFDDLRETRRLIGVWNSGLPPVAPEGVEEKVKKFTDKVNNIFGIYLKTIGELDVSKGASTQPIKDAFTAYEDGDYIMPQKFVRKFTELQKEIYAEHPGRAISFSRELEVPNTSDGAKLLAPTQKPRLLWSG, encoded by the exons ATGGCGACCGTAGTGATGATGTATATTCTTCCTATGCTATTAGGTCAGACATACGACTTGGGAAAAGAAAAGCCGGGACTACATATTTTCCCCAAAAATGTGGAGGAAAACGCTGTG ACTTTGCAACATTACTTCACGGATTCTCAATACCGTATGGTGGAGAATGCGGAGGATGTGAAAGACTTCTTGTCCATTTCGGGAAAACTGTCTCTAAAGATCAAGGCAGGGATGGTGGACGTCAGCGGAGAAGGCAGCTATGTGAAGGACAGCTCCTCCAAGACCAACGGAATAGAGATATTGGTCAAAGTTCACTTCGAGACG ATTACCAAAACCATTCCAACTTCCTTCAAGCCAAACGCCGACTGGAGCCTCATCAATGAAAAGTTTTTAGGCACCCACTATTGCAGAAGCATCACGTATGGCGGAGACCTCATCGCCTCCATCCGGATCAGCTCCTCTAACACCTACGATCTCATGCGGATTAAAGCAGCCATCAACGGCGGTTTGAACGTCGGAGGAGGATCGTTCAAAGGAAATATTGAAG gCAAACTAGAACTTCTGAAGCAGAATGCTCAAGACAGCAGCTCCATGGAGATCAACTATTACGCCTCTGTGCCGATCCACGGCGTGAGCTACGACATCGATGGTCTCTTGAAGTTGGTGGAAGAGTTTCCCAATCACGTGAAGAAAGTGAACAATGGCCTAGGAAATCCTCTCCGGATGGAGTTGTACCCTCTGAGCTCACTCAAGGAAGGCATACCTGCATATTTGGAAAACAG agcAATTGGGGATGAACTGGACGATTTGGAGAGCCAATTTGACGATTTGAGGGAAACAAGACGATTAATTGGAGTGTGGAACTCCGGATTACCTCCTGTCGCACCTGAAGGTGTGGAGGAAAAG gTGAAGAAATTTACAGACAAAGTGAACAACATATTCGGCATCTATTTGAAAACAATTGGAGAGTTGGACGTATCTAAAGGAGCATCCACACAGCCAATCAAAGACGCGTTCACGGCTTATGAAGATGGTGATTACATCATGCCACAGAAATTTGTCCGAAAATTTACTGAActtcaaaaagaaatt tatgcaGAACATCCAG GAAGGGCAATA agcTTCAGCCGAGAATTGGAGGTGCCCAATACATCCGATGGGGCCAAACTACTTGCCCCAACGCAGAAGCCGAGGCTACTGTGGTCGGGGTGA